One genomic segment of Tursiops truncatus isolate mTurTru1 chromosome 4, mTurTru1.mat.Y, whole genome shotgun sequence includes these proteins:
- the ADIPOQ gene encoding adiponectin isoform X1 produces the protein MSTRLLRLGHLLLTSILTEVCGSDSTPEAQVWVPGLRMLLLGAVLLLLALPSHGQENSEAPEVLPIPKGACAGWMAGIPGHPGHNGTPGRDGRDGSPGEKGEKGDPGFAGPKGDTGETGVTGVEGPRGFPGIPGRKGEPGESAYVYRSAFSVGLETRVTIPNVPIRFTKIFYNQQSHYDGTTGKFYCNIPGLYYFSYHITVYLKDVKVSLYKKDKAVLFTYDQFQDKNVDQASGSVLLYLEKGDQVWLQVYGDGENNGVYADNVHDSTFTGFLLYHDIE, from the exons CACAGGTCTGGGTTCCAGGACTCAGGATGCTGCTTCTGGGAGCTGTTCTACTGCTACTAGCCCTGCCCAGTCATGGCCAGGAAAACAGTGAAGCGCCTGAAGTCCTTCCCATCCCCAAGGGGGCCTGCGCAGGTTGGATGGCAGGCATCCCGGGGCATCCTGGCCACAACGGGACTCCAGGCCGTGATGGCAGAGATGGCAGCCCTGGCGAGAAGGGTGAGAAAGGAGATCCAG GTTTTGCTGGTCCTAAGGGCGACACCGGTGAAACTGGAGTGACTGGGGTTGAAGGTCCCCGAGGCTTTCCAGGAATCCCAGGCAGAAAAGGAGAACCTGGAGAAAGTGCCTATGTATACCGCTCAGCATTCAGTGTGGGACTGGAGACCCGGGTCACCATTCCCAACGTTCCCATTCGCTTTACCAAGATCTTCTACAATCAGCAAAGCCACTATGATGGTACCACTGGCAAATTCTACTGCAACATTCCCGGGCTGTACTACTTCTCCTACCACATCACAGTTTACCTGAAGGATGTGAAGGTCAGCCTCTACAAGAAGGACAAGGCCGTGCTCTTCACCTATGACCAGTTCCAGGACAAGAACGTGGACCAGGCCTCTGGCTCTGTGCTCCTCTATCTGGAGAAGGGTGACCAGGTCTGGCTCCAGGTGTATGGGGATGGAGAGAACAATGGGGTCTATGCAGATAATGTCCATGACTCCACCTTCACAGGCTTCCTTCTCTACCATGACATTGAATGA
- the ADIPOQ gene encoding adiponectin isoform X3, which produces MLLLGAVLLLLALPSHGQENSEAPEVLPIPKGACAGWMAGIPGHPGHNGTPGRDGRDGSPGEKGEKGDPGFAGPKGDTGETGVTGVEGPRGFPGIPGRKGEPGESAYVYRSAFSVGLETRVTIPNVPIRFTKIFYNQQSHYDGTTGKFYCNIPGLYYFSYHITVYLKDVKVSLYKKDKAVLFTYDQFQDKNVDQASGSVLLYLEKGDQVWLQVYGDGENNGVYADNVHDSTFTGFLLYHDIE; this is translated from the exons ATGCTGCTTCTGGGAGCTGTTCTACTGCTACTAGCCCTGCCCAGTCATGGCCAGGAAAACAGTGAAGCGCCTGAAGTCCTTCCCATCCCCAAGGGGGCCTGCGCAGGTTGGATGGCAGGCATCCCGGGGCATCCTGGCCACAACGGGACTCCAGGCCGTGATGGCAGAGATGGCAGCCCTGGCGAGAAGGGTGAGAAAGGAGATCCAG GTTTTGCTGGTCCTAAGGGCGACACCGGTGAAACTGGAGTGACTGGGGTTGAAGGTCCCCGAGGCTTTCCAGGAATCCCAGGCAGAAAAGGAGAACCTGGAGAAAGTGCCTATGTATACCGCTCAGCATTCAGTGTGGGACTGGAGACCCGGGTCACCATTCCCAACGTTCCCATTCGCTTTACCAAGATCTTCTACAATCAGCAAAGCCACTATGATGGTACCACTGGCAAATTCTACTGCAACATTCCCGGGCTGTACTACTTCTCCTACCACATCACAGTTTACCTGAAGGATGTGAAGGTCAGCCTCTACAAGAAGGACAAGGCCGTGCTCTTCACCTATGACCAGTTCCAGGACAAGAACGTGGACCAGGCCTCTGGCTCTGTGCTCCTCTATCTGGAGAAGGGTGACCAGGTCTGGCTCCAGGTGTATGGGGATGGAGAGAACAATGGGGTCTATGCAGATAATGTCCATGACTCCACCTTCACAGGCTTCCTTCTCTACCATGACATTGAATGA